Proteins from a genomic interval of Deltaproteobacteria bacterium:
- the glnD gene encoding [protein-PII] uridylyltransferase: MELIQALSQDLSGVDFASAYTALLDDYVKGLYVEAGGQALRSRLALVALGGYGRGEMAPYSDVDLLFLYDSDFEEEKIRPVVEAVLYPLWDQKLAVGHASRTVDQCQAMGRSDFMTLVSLIESRFLIGDEELFTQFFSRFRRWLSSKTQRRAFFKNLRKNIEARHQKYGQSPYLLEPDVKNGQGGLRDIQAIFWAGLGLYEFSGFAELGQADFLPRDGAEVLTEARDFMMGVRAQLHCLTTAKNEMLTLAFQEDLAGRFRYEDAGDITAAERFMQDYYTHVYSVSNSLDYLLSRVEEDLRPPSVKRITRHARIVEKGLFVRRGLVELASSADVRRRPVLMMRAFEVAVSEGLQLSHQALDIIRANLDLVDKQYRCDAEVAHSFFRALSATPPGPVAAPRTLQAIQGVNFLAAYIPELAPVMARVQHDAYHLYTVDVHLVLTLWELKKIAASGEGRDDFERSILEQVKEPGILYLAAFIHDIGKGLGHDHARRGAGMASKIGTRLGLSPEATETLVFLVAEHLFLIETATRRDLTEEKLILSSAQRVGDLDRLNMLYLLTIADSRATGPRAWNQWKASLLRDLYTKVYHVLTRSDLAGREAAHQRERLKIEVKKALKGKMDPDQVEARLENVSAHYLSVMTASQVARHLLLEEQLGDQVMVWEVRDTNEGYYEVTLATKDRPGLLASMAGVFTLNSINILGAQVFTRENGIAIDIFHVDPPPDPIFVEEAWAKVENDAHRVLTGEMASDFRLSPRRPMFKAPKARPYRPSRVEVDNEISDFYTVIEVFTHDRLGLLYSLTQTIFDQDLTIHTARISTKVDQVVDVFYVRDFDGQKVDEPARIRALKEALTLTLEK; this comes from the coding sequence ATGGAGCTCATTCAGGCGCTTTCTCAGGACCTTTCTGGAGTTGACTTTGCCTCCGCCTATACCGCCCTGCTGGACGATTATGTCAAGGGGCTGTATGTGGAGGCCGGCGGGCAAGCCTTGCGTTCAAGGCTGGCTCTGGTGGCGCTGGGCGGTTACGGTCGGGGTGAGATGGCCCCGTATTCAGACGTGGATTTGCTTTTTCTTTACGATTCTGATTTTGAAGAAGAGAAAATCAGGCCGGTGGTCGAGGCGGTGCTTTATCCACTGTGGGATCAGAAGCTCGCGGTGGGCCATGCCAGCCGTACGGTTGACCAGTGCCAGGCCATGGGGCGCTCTGATTTCATGACCCTGGTCTCCCTGATCGAGTCGCGTTTCTTAATAGGGGATGAAGAACTTTTCACCCAATTTTTTAGCCGCTTTCGACGCTGGCTGAGTTCGAAGACGCAGCGCCGAGCCTTCTTCAAGAACCTCAGAAAAAATATCGAGGCGCGGCATCAAAAATATGGGCAGAGCCCCTACCTTTTGGAGCCGGATGTGAAAAACGGTCAGGGCGGGCTTCGGGATATCCAGGCCATTTTTTGGGCCGGCCTTGGTCTCTATGAGTTTTCCGGATTTGCGGAACTGGGCCAGGCCGATTTTCTGCCTCGGGACGGGGCCGAGGTTCTGACTGAGGCTCGTGATTTCATGATGGGCGTGCGTGCTCAGCTCCATTGCCTGACCACCGCGAAGAACGAGATGCTGACTCTTGCCTTTCAGGAAGACCTGGCCGGCCGTTTCAGGTATGAGGATGCGGGAGACATTACGGCCGCGGAACGGTTCATGCAGGATTATTACACTCATGTTTATTCCGTCAGTAACAGCCTGGATTATCTTTTGAGCCGGGTTGAGGAGGACCTTCGCCCGCCCTCGGTGAAACGGATAACCAGACATGCCCGCATCGTGGAAAAGGGCCTGTTCGTTCGGCGCGGGCTGGTGGAGCTGGCCTCCTCTGCGGACGTTCGCCGCCGGCCGGTCCTGATGATGCGTGCCTTTGAGGTGGCCGTCAGTGAGGGGCTTCAGCTCAGCCATCAGGCCCTGGACATCATTCGCGCCAACCTTGATCTGGTTGATAAACAATATCGGTGTGATGCGGAAGTTGCTCACTCTTTTTTCCGCGCCCTGTCGGCCACCCCGCCCGGCCCGGTCGCCGCGCCTCGCACCCTTCAGGCCATCCAGGGTGTCAACTTTCTGGCCGCCTACATTCCGGAACTGGCGCCGGTTATGGCGCGGGTGCAGCACGACGCTTACCATCTTTACACCGTGGACGTGCACCTCGTCCTGACGTTATGGGAGCTTAAAAAGATTGCAGCCAGCGGGGAAGGGAGAGATGATTTTGAACGTTCGATTTTGGAGCAGGTCAAGGAACCGGGGATTTTATATCTGGCGGCGTTCATTCATGACATTGGCAAAGGTCTTGGGCATGACCATGCTCGCCGCGGCGCGGGGATGGCCTCTAAAATTGGAACCCGCCTCGGCTTGAGTCCCGAGGCGACCGAAACCCTGGTCTTCCTGGTGGCGGAACACCTTTTCCTCATCGAAACCGCTACGCGCCGGGACCTGACCGAGGAAAAGCTCATTCTTAGTTCAGCGCAGCGCGTCGGGGATTTGGACCGACTGAACATGCTCTATCTTTTAACGATTGCCGATTCCAGGGCCACCGGCCCCAGGGCCTGGAATCAGTGGAAGGCTTCCCTGCTGCGCGATCTTTACACCAAGGTTTATCATGTCCTGACCCGCAGCGACCTGGCTGGCCGGGAGGCGGCTCATCAGAGGGAAAGACTTAAGATCGAGGTAAAGAAAGCCTTGAAAGGCAAGATGGACCCGGATCAGGTGGAAGCCAGGCTTGAAAATGTCTCGGCCCATTATCTCTCGGTCATGACCGCCAGCCAGGTGGCCCGGCATCTGCTTCTGGAGGAACAGCTCGGCGACCAGGTCATGGTCTGGGAGGTCAGGGACACGAACGAGGGTTATTATGAAGTCACCCTGGCGACCAAAGACCGGCCCGGTCTGCTGGCGAGCATGGCCGGAGTCTTCACCCTCAACAGCATCAACATCCTGGGAGCTCAGGTCTTTACCAGGGAAAACGGCATTGCTATTGATATCTTCCACGTTGACCCGCCTCCTGATCCTATTTTTGTTGAGGAAGCCTGGGCCAAGGTCGAGAACGATGCGCACCGGGTCCTGACCGGGGAGATGGCTTCGGATTTCCGCCTCTCGCCCCGGCGGCCGATGTTCAAGGCTCCTAAGGCCCGACCTTACCGTCCGTCCAGGGTGGAGGTGGATAATGAAATTTCGGATTTTTACACTGTCATCGAGGTCTTTACCCATGACCGGCTCGGCCTGCTCTACAGTCTGACCCAGACGATCTTCGATCAGGACCTCACGATTCACACCGCCCGAATTTCCACCAAGGTTGATCAGGTCGTGGATGTATTTTACGTGCGCGACTTCGACGGCCAGAAGGTGGATGAACCGGCTAGAATCAGGGCCTTGAAAGAGGCCCTGACATTGACCCTTGAAAAATAG
- the glnA gene encoding type I glutamate--ammonia ligase, with the protein MTPEKVLEMAKKKKAAMVDLKFMDFPGMWQHFTLPIASLEESSFEDGFGFDGSSIRGWQPIHASDMLVVPDPDTAMMDPFTEAPTLSLICNIVDPITKEAYSRDPRYIAQKAEAYMKSTGLADTAYFGPEPEFFIFDDIRYDSNQHSAFYFVDSVEGFWNTGREENPNLGHKPRYKEGYFPVPPTDSCYNLRNEMALQLMECGIEIEAQHHEVATAGQSEIDMKYSPLVEMGDKLMLFKYIVKNVARRHNKTVTFMPKPVFSDNGSGMHVHQSLWKKGKPLFAGEEYAGLSQMALHYIGGILTHAKALCAFCAPTTNSYKRLVPGFEAPVNMAYSSRNRSAAIRIPLYSPSPKAKRVEVRFPDPSCNGYMAFSAMLMAGLDGIQNKIPAGDPLDKDIYALSPEELTDVPSAPGSLEEALRALEDDHEFLMKGDVFTRDAVDMWLEYKMENEVNELRLRPHPYEFSLYFDV; encoded by the coding sequence ATGACACCAGAAAAAGTATTGGAGATGGCCAAAAAGAAAAAGGCAGCCATGGTTGACCTCAAGTTCATGGACTTCCCTGGCATGTGGCAGCACTTCACCCTGCCTATCGCCTCCCTGGAGGAATCCTCCTTTGAAGATGGTTTCGGGTTTGACGGTTCCAGCATCCGGGGCTGGCAGCCCATTCACGCTTCGGACATGCTGGTCGTCCCGGACCCTGACACAGCCATGATGGACCCCTTCACCGAAGCCCCGACCCTGTCGCTCATTTGCAACATCGTAGATCCGATCACCAAGGAAGCGTATTCCCGGGACCCGCGCTATATCGCTCAGAAGGCTGAGGCTTACATGAAATCAACCGGGCTGGCGGACACGGCCTACTTCGGGCCTGAGCCTGAATTCTTCATCTTCGACGATATCCGGTATGATAGCAACCAGCACAGCGCCTTCTATTTTGTGGATTCGGTCGAGGGCTTCTGGAACACCGGCCGGGAGGAGAATCCAAATCTTGGGCATAAGCCGCGATACAAAGAAGGATATTTTCCGGTGCCGCCGACGGACTCCTGCTACAACCTTCGCAACGAGATGGCCCTGCAGCTCATGGAATGCGGTATCGAGATCGAGGCCCAGCACCACGAGGTGGCCACCGCCGGTCAGAGTGAGATTGACATGAAATACTCCCCCCTAGTCGAGATGGGGGATAAGCTGATGCTCTTTAAATATATTGTTAAAAACGTGGCCCGGAGGCATAACAAGACCGTGACCTTCATGCCCAAACCCGTCTTTTCCGACAACGGTTCGGGTATGCACGTCCATCAAAGCTTGTGGAAAAAAGGCAAACCCCTCTTCGCCGGGGAGGAATATGCCGGCCTTTCCCAGATGGCCCTGCACTACATCGGCGGCATCCTGACCCACGCCAAGGCCCTCTGCGCCTTCTGCGCCCCGACGACTAACTCCTACAAGAGGCTGGTCCCCGGGTTCGAGGCCCCGGTGAACATGGCCTACTCCAGCCGGAACCGTTCGGCCGCGATCCGCATCCCCTTGTATTCCCCAAGCCCTAAGGCCAAGCGGGTCGAAGTTCGCTTCCCTGATCCGTCCTGCAACGGCTATATGGCTTTCTCGGCAATGCTCATGGCCGGGCTGGATGGCATACAGAACAAGATCCCCGCGGGCGACCCGCTGGATAAAGACATCTATGCTCTTTCCCCGGAGGAGCTGACAGATGTGCCTTCGGCGCCTGGTTCCCTGGAAGAGGCGCTGCGGGCCTTGGAGGATGATCATGAGTTTTTGATGAAGGGCGATGTTTTCACGCGGGATGCGGTGGATATGTGGCTGGAATATAAGATGGAGAACGAGGTGAACGAACTGCGGCTTCGGCCTCACCCGTATGAATTCAGTCTTTATTTTGATGTCTGA